A region from the Sphaerodactylus townsendi isolate TG3544 linkage group LG01, MPM_Stown_v2.3, whole genome shotgun sequence genome encodes:
- the LOC125440316 gene encoding protein S100-A14-like: MGCKCCKKNKNSEELTDVERAIEIVINNFHCYAVKGRKECLTPNELKDLVGQRLPHLAKGMGTLDSKIECHGDADDAKLQFGEYWDIMGDAAKGCKGQKK; the protein is encoded by the exons ATGGGTTGTAAATGCTGCAAGAAGAACAAG AATAGCGAAGAGCTCACTGACGTCGAGAGGGCCATCGAAATCGTCATCAACAACTTCCACTGTTATGCTGTGAAGGGCCGGAAAGAGTGCCTCACCCCCAATGAGCTAAAAGACCTGGTCGGGCAGAGACTGCCACATTTAGCAAAG GGAATGGGCACGTTGGACAGCAAAATTGAATGCCACGGAGatgcagatgatgccaaactGCAGTTCGGCGAGTACTGGGACATCATGGGAGACGCAGCCAAGGGCTGCAAAGGCCAAAAGAAGTAA